A DNA window from Sporohalobacter salinus contains the following coding sequences:
- a CDS encoding permease, which translates to MFYILTSILIIILFFKDRQKTIIGVKKGIKKLTKNLPAFLNMIILVSISLYFISDEVLVKYLGQGSGASGFLLASFLGSITLMPGFIAFPLSGLLLDKGVSYTVIALFTTTLMMVGILTYPVEKEFFGWKVTIIRNVLSLLIALIVSILVGIFYNEVII; encoded by the coding sequence TTGTTTTATATTTTAACTTCAATTTTAATTATAATTCTTTTCTTTAAAGATCGGCAAAAGACGATAATTGGAGTTAAGAAAGGAATTAAAAAATTGACTAAAAATTTACCAGCTTTTCTTAATATGATAATTTTAGTGTCTATTTCGCTTTACTTTATTTCCGATGAAGTATTGGTTAAGTATTTAGGTCAGGGAAGTGGAGCTTCAGGATTTTTATTAGCTAGTTTTCTAGGTTCAATTACTTTAATGCCTGGCTTTATTGCTTTTCCGTTGTCTGGTCTTTTATTAGATAAAGGAGTAAGTTATACAGTTATTGCTCTTTTTACTACTACCTTAATGATGGTAGGAATTTTAACTTATCCAGTAGAAAAGGAATTTTTTGGTTGGAAAGTAACAATTATTAGAAATGTTTTAAGCTTGTTGATAGCTTTAATTGTTTCTATATTAGTCGGGATTTTTTATAATGAGGTGATTATTTAA
- a CDS encoding PIG-L deacetylase family protein codes for MKEIKLNEASDQIIILAPHCDDELLSCGGLIQEALAKDINCQIIFLTNGDSFRWAAVRNFRHPFLSHQKFQEFGKIRQQEAIKALKNLGLNNKNIYFLGYPDRGLKFLWSDYWHNENTYFSRYTGSMTNPYELTYKPARPYTGKNLVEDLAKIISLEEPTKIFISSSFDDHSDHWASYNFLHYALAKLNLNNKLVNNPEIYQYLTHKGSWPLSTKEDILPPRELNNENINWIYFNLNSKQQTTKLTALKKYKSQLKVTKKYLLSFITNNEIFIEDSIKKIKLPTNQKTRSKTLDYQEPINNNKKLKRRPGGDIKRIKLKLQQQNQLNLKLITKNKYSHHYSFRIKFYILLNSRVKQPRKAIDFIIKPAKNNNQIPMKILPTKTDQSSYKQVNLKENKKDNVIETNIATPSLTSDGYLFFNAKSYFKNKLLDSITWKVVTLIP; via the coding sequence TTGAAAGAAATAAAATTAAATGAAGCCTCAGACCAAATTATAATTCTAGCTCCCCATTGTGATGATGAATTGTTAAGTTGCGGTGGACTAATTCAAGAAGCTTTAGCTAAAGACATTAACTGTCAAATAATATTTTTAACTAATGGAGATAGTTTCCGCTGGGCTGCTGTTCGAAATTTTCGCCACCCGTTTCTATCCCATCAAAAATTTCAAGAATTCGGGAAAATAAGACAACAAGAAGCAATTAAAGCACTAAAAAATCTAGGACTTAATAACAAAAACATCTATTTTTTAGGCTACCCTGACCGTGGGCTAAAATTTCTATGGAGTGACTATTGGCATAATGAAAATACTTATTTTTCTCGTTATACCGGCTCTATGACTAATCCTTATGAATTAACTTATAAACCAGCCCGTCCCTATACTGGCAAAAATCTTGTTGAAGATTTAGCAAAAATCATATCCCTAGAGGAACCAACTAAAATCTTTATTTCCTCTTCATTTGATGACCATAGTGATCACTGGGCATCCTATAACTTTCTTCATTATGCTTTAGCTAAACTAAATCTAAATAATAAATTAGTAAATAATCCAGAAATTTATCAATACCTTACCCACAAAGGAAGTTGGCCTCTTTCTACAAAAGAAGATATTCTACCGCCTAGAGAGCTTAACAACGAAAATATAAACTGGATATATTTCAATCTTAATTCCAAACAACAAACTACTAAATTAACAGCACTTAAAAAATATAAATCCCAGCTTAAAGTAACTAAAAAGTATCTCCTCAGCTTTATTACAAATAACGAAATATTTATAGAAGATAGTATCAAAAAAATCAAATTACCAACTAACCAAAAAACAAGATCTAAAACTTTAGACTATCAAGAACCTATAAACAATAACAAGAAACTAAAACGTAGACCAGGTGGCGATATTAAAAGAATAAAACTTAAGCTACAGCAACAAAATCAATTAAATTTAAAATTAATAACTAAAAATAAATACTCACATCACTATAGCTTTAGAATTAAATTCTATATTCTATTAAATTCTAGAGTTAAGCAACCAAGAAAAGCTATAGACTTTATTATTAAACCTGCTAAAAATAACAACCAAATTCCTATGAAAATACTACCAACAAAAACTGACCAATCATCCTATAAACAAGTTAATCTTAAAGAAAATAAAAAAGACAATGTTATTGAAACTAATATAGCTACTCCATCATTAACCAGTGACGGATATCTGTTCTTTAATGCCAAAAGTTACTTCAAAAATAAACTATTAGATTCTATTACTTGGAAAGTTGTTACTTTAATACCATAA
- a CDS encoding DUF6485 family protein, whose translation MECTIEKNKENCNCTYSPCPRKGNCCECIAYHRKKDELPACFFSDEVEKTYDRSIERFIAYHSE comes from the coding sequence GAAAAATAAGGAAAATTGCAATTGTACCTACAGCCCCTGTCCCCGTAAGGGAAATTGCTGTGAATGTATTGCTTATCACCGCAAAAAGGATGAACTACCGGCCTGTTTCTTTTCAGATGAAGTAGAAAAGACTTATGACCGGTCTATTGAGCGTTTCATAGCATATCATTCCGAATAA
- a CDS encoding permease, which translates to MNKGLKRYLLAIIFLIFICGSFLFGYAPGKDIYFNFYDFLRTMLKFLPAVFILIGLFDVWVDKEIIENHLGQDSSVSAYFLVILLAGTTVGGLYIAFPIAYALREKGARLRIIFTYIGAAAICRIPMTLFEASFVGIKFTIIRLLTSIPLVILTSILLEKYLNRRDYELKRDL; encoded by the coding sequence ATGAATAAGGGATTGAAACGGTATCTATTAGCAATTATATTTTTAATTTTTATTTGTGGAAGCTTTTTATTTGGGTATGCTCCTGGTAAAGATATATATTTTAACTTTTATGATTTTCTTAGAACAATGCTAAAATTTTTACCAGCTGTTTTTATTTTGATTGGACTCTTTGATGTCTGGGTTGATAAAGAGATTATTGAAAACCATTTAGGACAGGATTCATCTGTTTCAGCTTATTTTTTGGTAATACTATTGGCAGGAACTACTGTTGGTGGATTATATATAGCATTTCCTATTGCCTATGCTCTTAGAGAAAAAGGGGCAAGACTTAGAATTATCTTTACTTATATTGGAGCAGCAGCAATTTGTAGAATTCCAATGACACTTTTTGAAGCATCATTTGTTGGAATCAAGTTTACTATAATTAGATTATTAACTTCAATTCCTTTAGTGATTTTAACTAGTATTTTATTAGAAAAATATCTTAATAGGAGAGATTATGAGCTCAAGAGGGATTTATAA
- a CDS encoding patatin-like phospholipase family protein: MKKNQRFICIILLFIIVLSPIKQVQAANNSLKQVKIKDDTYILENTKQFDKLKSPKIAVALGGGGGRALVHIGVLKALKEEGIPIDMLVGTSMGAVVGTMYGSGVPTKTIEKVATKAAFYNLFETNFLASQQLLKTEKMNNFLEKLAPVDRLEKFPTPTAFLSYDLNSGAKYVHTSGKISNKIQSAYAIPYYFPIKKQGDFTFIDPGIMELTPAKTAKVLGANIVISSTAIAKLPYDNYNTATRSVMRLMQLLQQKNSRPLTEKYSDIIIDNPVAKYSFMDFSLADKLISIGYRETKKKMPQIKELMRKHNISIEKSKQRKMNITPLLTDLKYDRINIDSTGFTPLLYFGKDHSSFKQQLFQDDLFKIQYGFEWRQGLIETTVLNNQHSEDNLEAQLRVKKLTPTTDLISQIKSNHNDWALSLKHYAPHYTFSLGRRSIDDKQFNLIGNQYNFKKNNWELKGETSLLITPQFDSYKVLTSQQGLFKLSSIWSAKPKLVYNNTDLLNSPIIYRGREPKDKVESQAAIDWIYTHEFLPTIKLMHAIQLTNIQYYLFTDYQSSYDSSHAVGIGAKANLKLLGLKPLDFGIYIADDSQKGNQIGFEVDLTF, from the coding sequence ATGAAAAAAAACCAAAGATTCATTTGTATAATTTTATTATTTATAATAGTGCTATCACCTATTAAACAAGTCCAAGCAGCAAATAATAGTCTAAAACAAGTTAAAATAAAAGACGATACATATATTCTAGAAAATACTAAGCAATTTGATAAGCTAAAATCACCTAAAATTGCAGTTGCTTTAGGCGGCGGTGGTGGTAGAGCTTTAGTTCATATTGGAGTTTTAAAGGCTTTAAAAGAAGAAGGAATTCCTATTGATATGCTCGTAGGAACTAGTATGGGAGCTGTTGTTGGTACTATGTACGGTAGCGGTGTACCTACTAAAACAATTGAAAAAGTAGCTACTAAAGCTGCCTTTTATAATCTGTTCGAGACAAACTTTCTTGCTTCTCAACAGCTACTAAAAACAGAAAAGATGAATAACTTTTTAGAAAAGTTAGCTCCCGTTGATAGATTAGAAAAATTCCCTACTCCTACTGCTTTCTTAAGCTATGATCTTAATTCAGGAGCTAAATATGTACATACTTCAGGTAAAATTTCTAATAAGATCCAAAGTGCCTATGCTATTCCTTATTATTTTCCTATTAAAAAACAAGGAGATTTCACTTTTATCGACCCTGGGATTATGGAATTAACTCCAGCTAAAACAGCTAAAGTCTTAGGAGCTAATATTGTGATTTCTTCAACTGCTATTGCTAAATTACCTTATGACAATTATAATACTGCTACTCGTTCGGTCATGCGACTAATGCAGTTACTTCAACAAAAAAATTCTAGGCCGCTAACTGAGAAGTATTCTGATATTATTATTGATAATCCAGTGGCTAAATATTCTTTTATGGACTTCTCATTAGCAGATAAATTAATCTCTATTGGTTACCGTGAAACTAAAAAAAAGATGCCTCAAATTAAAGAACTTATGCGAAAGCATAATATCTCTATAGAAAAATCAAAACAACGAAAAATGAATATTACTCCTTTATTAACTGATCTTAAGTATGATAGAATAAATATTGATTCTACAGGCTTTACTCCACTACTCTATTTTGGTAAAGACCATTCAAGCTTTAAACAGCAATTATTTCAAGATGATTTATTTAAAATTCAATATGGATTTGAATGGCGACAAGGATTAATAGAAACCACAGTTCTTAATAACCAACACTCCGAAGATAATTTAGAAGCTCAATTACGAGTAAAAAAATTAACTCCAACTACTGATCTAATCAGTCAAATCAAATCTAATCATAATGACTGGGCATTAAGTCTTAAACATTATGCTCCACACTATACCTTTAGCTTAGGTAGAAGAAGTATCGATGACAAACAATTTAACCTTATTGGCAATCAATATAATTTCAAAAAGAATAATTGGGAATTAAAAGGAGAAACTTCGCTACTAATTACACCACAGTTTGATTCCTATAAAGTTTTAACGTCCCAGCAAGGGTTATTTAAATTAAGCAGTATCTGGAGTGCTAAACCAAAACTGGTCTATAATAACACTGATTTACTTAATTCCCCAATTATCTATCGCGGTAGAGAACCTAAAGACAAAGTTGAAAGCCAAGCAGCAATTGATTGGATCTATACTCATGAATTTTTGCCGACTATTAAGTTAATGCATGCTATTCAGTTAACTAATATCCAATATTATTTATTTACAGATTATCAATCATCTTATGATTCATCCCATGCTGTTGGTATTGGGGCAAAAGCTAATTTGAAATTATTAGGTTTAAAACCGTTAGACTTTGGCATCTATATTGCTGATGATAGTCAAAAAGGAAATCAGATTGGGTTTGAAGTTGACCTTACCTTCTAA
- the recO gene encoding DNA repair protein RecO, giving the protein MSLYKTEAVVLKHYELKEADKIIILYTRQRGKVQAVANGVRKTKSRLAGSVELFTYSDFLLYQGKSLSTVSQAEIKNSFASLRDDLFKMAYSSYVVEVVNEFTVDQEKNEPLFALLLATLYMLDRGEELELATRFFELRLLNLLGYRPQLDVCVDCDLDLSKIDKVRFSSKLGGVVCSDCALEDQYSMRITKGTVATIERLLEIDYKKLDRLKVPKNIRQELAKVLPNYLQSIIEKKLKSLDFLRTLTTTS; this is encoded by the coding sequence ATGTCCCTCTATAAAACAGAAGCAGTAGTATTGAAACATTATGAACTAAAAGAAGCTGACAAAATTATTATTTTATATACTAGACAACGTGGGAAAGTTCAGGCTGTAGCTAATGGAGTTCGCAAAACTAAAAGCCGGTTGGCCGGTAGTGTGGAGTTATTTACCTATAGTGATTTTTTGCTTTATCAGGGTAAATCTTTATCTACTGTCAGTCAGGCCGAAATTAAAAATTCTTTTGCTTCCTTACGAGATGATCTCTTTAAGATGGCTTATTCTTCTTATGTAGTCGAGGTAGTTAATGAATTTACCGTTGATCAAGAAAAGAATGAACCTCTATTTGCTCTGCTATTGGCAACGCTTTATATGCTAGATAGGGGTGAAGAATTGGAATTAGCTACTAGATTTTTTGAGTTAAGGCTCTTAAACCTATTGGGATATCGTCCTCAACTTGATGTTTGTGTAGATTGTGATTTAGACTTATCCAAGATAGATAAAGTTAGATTTAGTTCTAAATTAGGTGGAGTAGTTTGTTCTGATTGTGCTTTAGAGGATCAATATTCTATGAGAATTACTAAAGGGACAGTAGCTACTATAGAGCGTTTATTGGAAATTGATTATAAAAAATTAGATAGATTAAAAGTGCCGAAAAATATTAGACAGGAATTAGCTAAGGTATTGCCTAATTACTTGCAGTCAATTATTGAAAAGAAATTAAAGAGTTTAGACTTTCTCAGAACATTAACTACTACCAGTTAA
- a CDS encoding DUF2250 domain-containing protein codes for MSLFNSNYLNDEEIWKRINDITAKRRHIQNQLAKPEVSTDLDKMPQLSKRFHKLNRVYPLIVKLKDYLADLKEVKELLDTNNKASKKKNELQTLYQDYKRLCSKIADNLYQLLIDEGYLNEEIEDKIDIQILKYIEYMGPEYAAMLSTKMKLDIEKTRRRLDILLDKKLLERVQGTMLDNYHRKKDWTKHMNHTYYKLSRKGKLYLRNLYSDSEEVERLLANYN; via the coding sequence ATGTCTCTGTTTAATAGCAATTACTTAAATGATGAAGAAATTTGGAAAAGAATTAACGATATAACTGCAAAACGCAGGCATATTCAAAATCAACTAGCTAAACCAGAAGTAAGTACTGACCTCGATAAAATGCCACAGTTATCAAAACGATTTCATAAATTAAATCGTGTCTATCCTCTTATTGTAAAATTAAAGGATTATTTAGCTGATCTTAAAGAAGTAAAGGAATTATTAGATACTAACAATAAAGCATCTAAAAAAAAGAATGAATTACAAACTTTATATCAGGACTATAAAAGATTATGTTCTAAAATAGCCGATAATCTCTATCAATTACTAATTGATGAAGGCTATCTCAATGAAGAAATAGAAGATAAAATTGATATACAGATCCTAAAATATATCGAATATATGGGACCAGAATATGCGGCAATGTTAAGTACAAAAATGAAATTAGATATTGAAAAAACCCGTCGCCGACTTGATATCCTGCTGGATAAAAAACTATTAGAAAGAGTCCAAGGTACAATGCTAGATAATTATCACCGTAAAAAAGACTGGACTAAACATATGAATCATACTTACTATAAATTATCTCGTAAAGGTAAGTTATACTTAAGAAATCTATATAGTGATTCTGAAGAAGTAGAACGACTCCTGGCCAACTATAACTAA
- a CDS encoding metalloregulator ArsR/SmtB family transcription factor: MIILQELLTSLKAIADEKRLKLLTLLLKQDYCVGALAKELGISKSAVSQHLKVLRKSGLVSGEKRGYWVHYSVQEDKLIKLSEKLKELIPGSNFQSNGCCHYSD, translated from the coding sequence GTGATTATACTGCAAGAACTACTTACTAGTCTAAAAGCAATTGCTGATGAAAAAAGATTGAAGTTATTAACTTTACTTTTAAAACAAGACTATTGTGTTGGAGCTTTGGCTAAAGAATTAGGAATTTCTAAATCTGCTGTTTCACAGCATCTAAAAGTTCTTAGAAAATCTGGACTTGTCAGTGGTGAAAAGAGAGGTTATTGGGTCCATTATTCTGTTCAGGAAGATAAATTAATAAAATTATCAGAGAAATTAAAAGAACTTATTCCTGGTTCCAATTTTCAATCAAATGGATGCTGTCATTATTCTGATTGA
- a CDS encoding OPT family oligopeptide transporter, producing the protein MSQKETTEEVNGKPEPYVAAEESMAEFTPKAIILGVVMTVVFAAANAYLGLKVGMTVSASVPAAVISMGILRGVLNQGTILENNTVQTITSAGTSLAAGIIFTVPALILWGVDPGMIKMFLLSLFGGTLGVLFMIPLRKFLIVDEHENLPYPEGTACGEVLIAGEEGGAKSKYVFAGMGIGAIYKLFSGGMKIWKEAVEWAIPGYKGAAIGFNLYPSLLGVGYIIGPKIAVRMIAGGTLGWFVFMPLIAKVGGGLSQPLFPASKSIAELGYWGIWDNYIRYVGAGGVALGGVVSLVKALPTIVESFKAAMGELTTGLAKDAKKVRTNLDLSIKWVGLGALAVILAIAFVPQVPVGILGAAIVTIFGFFFVTVSSRIVGIVGSSSNPASGMTIATLLATSLIMKAVGWTDKSGMIAALSVGAIVCIAVAVAGDTSQDLKTGFLVGATPKKQQIGELIGILISAIFVGGIVLMLHEAYGIASKQLPAPQANLMSMVVKGVMKGNLPWALVFTGVFSALVIEMFGIGSLPFAVGLYLPIHLSTPIMIGGLIKLALDKKSITKEERKDKNESGILFASGLVAGDALVGILLAGLAIKGWHTSIQVGSGWAGGAANIISLGTFAILAYILWRNSVGAPLRDEYDDSTNISG; encoded by the coding sequence ATGTCACAAAAAGAAACAACAGAAGAAGTTAATGGAAAACCTGAACCTTATGTTGCTGCAGAAGAATCAATGGCTGAGTTTACTCCTAAAGCTATAATTTTAGGAGTGGTTATGACAGTAGTCTTTGCTGCTGCTAATGCTTATTTAGGTTTAAAGGTAGGAATGACGGTTAGTGCTTCTGTGCCAGCAGCAGTGATTTCTATGGGGATTTTACGTGGAGTATTAAATCAAGGAACCATTTTAGAAAATAATACTGTTCAAACAATTACTTCGGCCGGGACTTCTTTGGCAGCAGGAATAATCTTTACTGTTCCAGCATTAATTTTATGGGGTGTAGATCCCGGCATGATTAAGATGTTCCTCCTATCATTATTTGGTGGAACATTAGGAGTCTTATTTATGATTCCGCTTCGTAAATTTTTGATTGTGGATGAACATGAAAATCTCCCTTATCCAGAAGGAACAGCTTGTGGTGAAGTTTTAATTGCTGGTGAAGAGGGAGGAGCTAAGTCAAAGTATGTATTTGCTGGTATGGGGATAGGTGCTATTTATAAGTTATTCTCCGGAGGAATGAAAATTTGGAAAGAAGCTGTGGAATGGGCTATTCCAGGTTATAAAGGAGCAGCTATTGGATTCAATCTCTATCCTTCATTATTAGGAGTAGGATATATTATTGGCCCTAAAATTGCAGTTAGAATGATAGCTGGTGGAACATTAGGTTGGTTTGTATTCATGCCTTTAATTGCTAAAGTAGGCGGAGGGTTATCTCAGCCATTATTTCCAGCTAGTAAGTCAATTGCTGAGTTAGGTTATTGGGGAATATGGGATAATTATATTCGTTATGTTGGTGCTGGCGGTGTAGCTTTAGGTGGGGTTGTCAGTTTAGTTAAAGCATTACCAACAATTGTTGAATCCTTTAAAGCAGCTATGGGAGAATTAACTACTGGATTAGCCAAAGATGCTAAGAAAGTTAGAACTAACCTTGATCTTTCAATTAAATGGGTAGGTTTAGGAGCTTTAGCAGTAATCTTAGCAATAGCTTTTGTTCCCCAAGTTCCAGTTGGGATTTTAGGTGCAGCAATTGTAACAATTTTCGGTTTCTTTTTTGTAACTGTATCTTCACGAATTGTAGGTATTGTCGGTAGTTCTTCTAATCCAGCTTCCGGAATGACAATTGCGACTTTACTTGCTACTAGTTTAATTATGAAAGCAGTAGGCTGGACGGATAAAAGCGGTATGATAGCTGCTTTAAGTGTAGGAGCAATTGTCTGTATTGCTGTAGCAGTAGCTGGTGATACTTCTCAGGACTTAAAGACTGGATTTTTAGTAGGAGCTACTCCGAAAAAGCAGCAGATTGGAGAATTAATTGGGATTTTAATATCTGCTATTTTTGTTGGTGGTATTGTATTAATGTTACATGAGGCTTATGGAATTGCTAGTAAACAGTTACCTGCACCTCAGGCTAATTTAATGTCAATGGTTGTTAAAGGAGTAATGAAAGGTAATCTACCATGGGCTTTAGTTTTTACTGGTGTATTTTCTGCTCTAGTAATTGAGATGTTTGGTATCGGTTCTTTACCTTTTGCTGTTGGTTTATACCTACCAATTCATTTGAGTACACCGATCATGATTGGCGGTTTAATTAAGCTAGCTTTAGATAAAAAGTCTATTACCAAAGAAGAAAGAAAGGATAAGAATGAAAGTGGAATCTTATTTGCTTCTGGTTTAGTTGCTGGTGATGCTTTAGTAGGAATCTTGCTTGCTGGCTTAGCTATTAAAGGTTGGCATACTTCAATTCAAGTCGGATCTGGTTGGGCAGGTGGTGCTGCTAACATTATTTCATTAGGTACTTTTGCTATTCTAGCTTATATTCTATGGCGTAATTCAGTTGGGGCTCCATTGCGTGATGAATATGATGATTCAACTAATATTTCAGGATAA
- a CDS encoding aminopeptidase, with amino-acid sequence MSKLKEAADIIVNDCMAIKGDETVLIIVDKPLRKIGQTILTVAKEVAEEAILTEITSRDNHGVEPPACIANLMQQVDVVVMPTSKSLSHTKARKAANKAGARAATLPAITEDIMVRTLNADYKAIGERSEHVAKLLDKGTKAHLTTELGTDITMSLRKRGGNPDTGIYHETGVFGNLPAGEAFIAPLEGTAEGKVVVDGTMSGLGVLDEPFTLVIEDGYVVDIQGGKEADELSEILEKYGKKAKNIAELGIGTNDQATLSGNVLEDEKVMGTVHLAIGDNSAFGGEVEVESHLDGIIKQPTLKIDGEIIMKKGEWEIF; translated from the coding sequence ATGAGTAAATTAAAAGAAGCTGCAGATATAATTGTTAATGATTGTATGGCAATAAAAGGTGATGAAACTGTACTAATAATTGTTGATAAACCTTTGCGCAAAATTGGCCAGACTATCCTTACTGTAGCTAAAGAAGTAGCTGAAGAGGCGATTTTAACAGAAATTACCTCACGAGATAATCACGGAGTAGAGCCTCCAGCCTGCATTGCTAATTTAATGCAGCAGGTTGATGTAGTTGTGATGCCAACTTCTAAGTCACTTTCACATACTAAAGCTCGTAAAGCAGCAAATAAGGCCGGAGCAAGAGCTGCTACTTTGCCAGCTATTACAGAAGATATTATGGTTAGGACTCTCAATGCCGATTATAAAGCGATAGGAGAACGTAGTGAACATGTTGCTAAGTTACTAGATAAAGGAACTAAAGCACATTTAACTACAGAATTAGGAACAGATATTACGATGTCTTTGCGTAAACGTGGTGGAAATCCTGATACAGGAATCTATCATGAAACAGGAGTCTTTGGTAATCTTCCAGCTGGAGAAGCATTTATAGCTCCATTAGAGGGGACAGCAGAGGGGAAAGTAGTTGTTGATGGAACTATGTCCGGTTTAGGAGTATTGGATGAACCGTTTACTTTAGTTATAGAAGATGGTTATGTAGTTGATATTCAGGGTGGTAAAGAAGCTGATGAACTATCTGAAATATTAGAAAAATATGGTAAAAAAGCCAAGAATATTGCTGAGTTAGGTATTGGTACTAATGACCAAGCTACATTGAGTGGCAATGTATTAGAAGATGAGAAGGTAATGGGGACTGTTCATTTAGCTATTGGTGATAACAGTGCTTTTGGTGGTGAAGTAGAAGTAGAATCTCATCTAGATGGAATCATCAAGCAGCCTACTTTAAAGATAGACGGAGAAATAATTATGAAAAAAGGTGAGTGGGAGATATTTTAA
- the thpR gene encoding RNA 2',3'-cyclic phosphodiesterase produces the protein MRLFIAIDLVNKDVKNKLVDVQREIKELHAGKIKLVKPENFHLTLKFLGEVEDTEIDKLKKLLKEFKDYSQCDIAVRDLGVFPHYGYMKVIWAGLENNEILQEIKSKFEDKFVKLGFDRDKREFHPHLTIGRVKNIWAKDKLVNTLKDFKDQEFGKLTIDKLKLKKSTLTSDGPVYETISEVKLD, from the coding sequence TTGCGTTTGTTTATAGCTATTGATTTAGTTAATAAAGATGTGAAAAATAAACTAGTTGATGTGCAAAGAGAAATTAAAGAGTTACATGCTGGCAAGATAAAGTTAGTAAAGCCCGAGAATTTTCATTTAACGCTGAAATTTTTGGGAGAAGTAGAGGATACTGAAATCGATAAATTAAAAAAATTACTTAAAGAATTTAAAGATTATTCGCAATGTGATATTGCTGTTAGGGATTTAGGGGTATTTCCCCATTATGGATATATGAAAGTAATTTGGGCAGGATTAGAAAATAATGAAATTTTACAGGAAATCAAGTCTAAATTCGAGGACAAGTTTGTTAAACTAGGATTTGATAGAGATAAGAGAGAGTTTCATCCCCACCTTACTATCGGAAGAGTCAAAAATATTTGGGCAAAGGATAAGTTAGTGAATACCTTAAAAGATTTTAAAGACCAAGAATTTGGTAAATTAACGATAGATAAATTAAAATTGAAAAAAAGCACTTTAACCTCCGATGGACCGGTTTATGAAACTATAAGTGAAGTGAAATTAGATTAA
- a CDS encoding methionyl-tRNA formyltransferase: MKIIIVTQHDPFYLPLFFKNFFKFYIQHQHKIEIKGIVIQQPLGRDSVWNLIKQLYNFYGPIDFSKQALRYIIRQLNYLQYKLGLKNNFLSIPALAKKYNIEVLPYSNVNSQKFIKFIDNNQIELIVSVSATQIFKEKVLTAPKHGCINIHSAPLPRYRGMMPNFWQMYHEEEYSVLTIHRMVKELDKGDIIQQKKTKIKSNMTLDELVCQTKIKAAEALGEVLLKFINNNIEFKPLPDIEGSYFSFPTKEDVENFKAKGMQLL, encoded by the coding sequence ATGAAAATTATTATTGTCACCCAACACGATCCTTTTTATCTTCCTTTATTCTTTAAGAATTTTTTTAAATTCTATATTCAACATCAACATAAGATTGAAATCAAAGGCATCGTTATTCAACAACCGCTAGGTCGAGACTCAGTTTGGAATTTAATTAAACAGTTATATAACTTTTACGGCCCTATTGATTTTAGTAAACAAGCATTACGTTATATTATAAGACAGCTAAATTATCTACAATATAAGTTAGGATTAAAGAATAATTTCTTATCTATTCCAGCCTTAGCTAAAAAATACAATATCGAAGTTCTTCCTTATTCTAACGTAAATTCACAGAAATTTATCAAATTTATAGATAATAATCAAATAGAATTAATAGTTTCTGTTTCTGCTACTCAAATTTTCAAAGAAAAAGTCTTAACTGCTCCTAAACATGGATGTATAAACATTCATAGTGCACCGTTACCAAGATATAGAGGAATGATGCCGAATTTCTGGCAGATGTACCATGAAGAAGAATACTCAGTCTTAACTATCCATCGTATGGTGAAGGAATTAGATAAAGGAGATATAATTCAACAAAAAAAGACTAAAATCAAATCCAATATGACTCTTGATGAATTAGTCTGTCAAACTAAAATCAAAGCTGCAGAAGCTTTAGGAGAAGTCTTACTTAAATTTATTAATAATAATATCGAATTTAAACCGCTACCTGATATTGAAGGGTCTTATTTTTCCTTTCCCACTAAAGAAGATGTAGAAAATTTTAAGGCTAAAGGAATGCAGTTACTTTAA